Proteins encoded together in one Musa acuminata AAA Group cultivar baxijiao chromosome BXJ3-6, Cavendish_Baxijiao_AAA, whole genome shotgun sequence window:
- the LOC135641078 gene encoding ubiquitin-conjugating enzyme E2-17 kDa-like, with the protein MASKRIMKELKDLEKDPPASCSAGPVAEDIFHWQATIMGPADSPFAGGIFLVNIHFPPDYPFKPPKVSFRTKVYHPNINSNGSICLDILKEQWSPALTISKVLLSISSLLTDPNPDDPLVPEIAHMYKTDRVKYEATARSWTQKYAMG; encoded by the exons ATGGCTTCCAAGAGGATCATGAAGGAGTTGAAGGACCTGGAGAAGGACCCTCCTGCATCTTGCAGCGCGG GCCCTGTGGCTGAGGACATATTCCACTGGCAGGCGACCATCATGGGACCAGCTGATAGCCCATTTGCAGGTGGTATATTTCTTGTGAATATTCACTTTCCACCTGATTACCCATTCAAGCCACCCAAG GTCTCGTTTCGCACCAAAGTTTATCATCCGAATATCAACAGCAATGGAAGCATCTGCCTTGACATCTTAAAGGAGCAGTGGAGTCCTGCTCTGACAATATCCAAG GTGCTCCTATCCATCAGTTCACTTTTGACAGATCCTAACCCTGATGATCCATTGGTTCCTGAAATTGCTCACATGTACAAGACTGATCGCGTCAAGTATGAGGCAACCGCCCGATCTTGGACCCAGAAATATGCCATGGGATAA
- the LOC135641077 gene encoding aspartyl protease family protein At5g10770-like, which produces MGLLLCLPFYLLLSAASSPLNDVPNSSCSANFMGPLRNLNSSGLHLTLHHPRSPCSPAPFPDLPFSAILSHDEARVRSLAARLTKSMPKPVSSLLRPAAISVPLSPGNSIGVGNYITRIDLGTPAKSYVMLVDTGSSLSWLQCSPCSVSCHAQVGSVFNPASSATYRAVSCSASECDSLESATLNPSACSQSNVCIYQASYGDSSFSVGYLSKDTLSLGSGHRVANFVFGCGQDNEGLFGQSAGLIGLARNRLSLLSQLAPSLGYSFSYCLPTTGSTGYLSIGSYEPGQYSYTPMQSSSLDDTLYFVRLTSITVGGRGLPVSSSAYTGTPTVIDSGTVITRLPSDVYDALSSAVAAALRGYPRAPAYSILDTCFKGGLSRLAVPAVEMVFQGGATLRLAPRNVMIDVDSSTTCLAFAPSGRVAIVGNKQQETYSVVYDVGRLRIGFAAGGCG; this is translated from the exons ATGGGATTGCTTCTCTGTCTACCTTTCTACCTCCTGCTCTCAGCAGCATCATCTCCCTTGAACGATGTTCCCAACAGCTCCTGCTCTGCCAACTTCAtgg GTCCACTCCGCAACCTCAACAGCTCGGGCCTCCACCTCACTCTCCATCACCCCAGGAGCCCCTGCTCCCCGGCCCCCTTCCCCGACCTTCCCTTCTCCGCCATCCTCTCCCACGACGAGGCCCGCGTCCGATCGCTCGCCGCCCGGCTGACCAAGTCCATGCCCAAGCCCGTGTCCTCTCTCCTCCGGCCAGCCGCCATCTCCGTCCCCCTCTCCCCTGGCAATTCCATCGGCGTCGGCAACTACATCACCCGTATCGACCTCGGCACGCCTGCCAAGTCCTACGTCATGTTGGTCGACACCGGGTCCTCCCTCTCCTGGCTCCAGTGCTCCCCTTGCAGCGTGTCCTGCCACGCCCAGGTGGGCTCCGTATTCAACCCCGCGTCTTCCGCCACCTACCGCGCCGTCTCCTGCTCCGCGTCCGAGTGCGACAGCCTCGAGTCCGCCACTCTCAACCCTTCCGCGTGCTCCCAGTCCAATGTCTGCATTTACCAGGCCAGCTACGGTGACAGCTCCTTCTCCGTCGGTTACCTGAGCAAGGACACGCTCTCCTTAGGCTCCGGCCATAGAGTGGCTAACTTCGTCTTCGGCTGCGGCCAGGACAACGAGGGCCTCTTCGGGCAGTCCGCCGGCCTCATCGGCCTGGCGCGTAACAGGCTCTCCCTGCTATCTCAGCTTGCGCCAAGCTTGGGCTACTCTTTCTCTTACTGCCTCCCCACCACCGGATCCACCGGATACCTGTCGATCGGCTCCTACGAACCGGGGCAGTACTCATACACCCCCATGCAGTCGAGCTCGTTGGACGACACCTTGTACTTCGTCAGGCTCACCAGCATTACCGTCGGCGGGCGAGGTCTGCCGGTGTCGTCCTCGGCCTACACCGGTACGCCGACGGTCATCGACTCGGGGACGGTCATCACGCGGCTCCCGTCGGACGTTTACGACGCATTGAGCAGCGCGGTGGCAGCAGCGCTGAGGGGCTACCCGCGGGCGCCGGCGTACTCGATACTCGACACCTGCTTCAAGGGGGGCCTAAGTAGGCTGGCGGTGCCGGCGGTGGAGATGGTGTTCCAGGGGGGCGCCACGCTAAGACTGGCGCCCAGGAACGTGATGATCGACGTGGATAGCTCGACGACGTGCCTGGCGTTCGCGCCCTCCGGGAGGGTGGCGATCGTCGGCAACAAGCAGCAGGAGACGTACAGCGTGGTTTACGATGTGGGCAGGTTGAGGATTGGGTTCGCCGCCGGTGGCTGCGGCTAA